AGAATTTAAAAAGATTATACAATATGAAAGTAGCTCAAATTCTTCAATGCTCATTAATGCAATCATTCAAGAATTTACGCAATATATTAATGGTTATGAAAAAATAGTTCAAGGTTTTTTGGAACAAGGGAAATGCATCATTTTGCTAGATGGTTTAGATGAAGTAAGGAAGAAAGATATTAATTTAGTTAGACAGGGTATTGATAGTTTAGTCAAACAATATCCTAAAAACCGCTTTGTGATAACTTGTAGAATAGCTGCTAATGATTACGTATTTTCTGATTTCAGAATAGTTGAAATAGCAGATTTTGGCAAAGAACAAATTAATAGATTTGTCAATAATTGGTTTTTAAACCATAAAAAACCTGAGCAAGCAGAAGTTTTTTTAAACAAGTTAAGCACCAATCCATATTTAGAAGACTTATCTAAAAAACCTTTGCTACTTACTGTATTGTGTATGGTTTTTGAAAAAGGCTTTAATCTTAATAAAGAGAGACTTACACTCTATGATAATGCAGTAGATATTTTATTAGAAAGGTGGGATTCAAGTCGAATGATAGAACGCGACCCAATTCTTAGTGATGAAAAAATAACTAATGAACATAATATAGAACAATCAATAAGACGCGACGAAATTTATAGAGAAAAATTCACAACGAGACGCAAAAAGAATTTGTTGGCAAATATAGCTTATAATGCTTATGCTCAAGACCCTCCACAGCGTTTCTGGGAAAAATGGGAATTAGAACAAGAAATTCGTACATATATTCAGAATTTTTCAGGTATTGATATGGAAAATTTGAATATAGATAGTCAACATATATTGAGAGCAATTGAATCAAATTATGGTCTAATAGTTGAGCAAGCTAGAAACAAGTATGCCTTCTCGCATTTAATTTTTCAAGAGTATTTTTTAGCTCAGTATATATTAGAAAATCGAACTGATGAGCTTTTGAGAGAAATAGTAGGCAAACATTTACTTAACCAACAATGGCGTGAAGTCTTTCTAATTATAGCTGGCCGACTTTCTAATATAGATTTTCTTTTAAAACTCATGTTAGAACGAGCTAAGATATTAGTCAAAAGCGATGCTCTGCAAGAGATGCTAATTTGGCTAAATAGAATAACTACATCATCTGGTGTTCAATCTAGCTCATGGAGGGCTTTCTTCCTAAGTGTTAATTTAACTATTGATATATATCTTGACCATAATAACAAGATTGAGTCTCACTTTGCTCAACAATTAGCAGCCAATTTGAGAAGTCTTAATAAAGAAAGAAGAAAAATAATTCCACGGACTCCTCAATGCCAAATCATACTGTATTTGGCAATTATTATTACACTAGCTTTTGATTTTGCTTCTAATTCTGAATCCAATCTTGGAAAAGCTAATGAATATCTGAGTTATAATCTTGACCTTTCTGAAAATATTGATATTGCAGAGAAACTAAAAATATGTATTAAAATTGCTGAAGAATTACAAATGACAAATCTCAAGAATAAATTAATTAATTTAGAGCAATCTTTACCAGTTACTATTGGCGTAAATTCTGTATCTACATGGATAGAATGGGCTAACAATTTACGAGAAATTTTAACACAAGATTTGGATATAGGCTATGGGAAAAAACTTTCAGAAGAGGATTGTATGAATCTAGAAAATTATTTTTATGTAAATAATTTAGTAGTTGAATGTCTAAGAGGAGATACTTATTCATCTAAGGATTTACGAGAAAAAGAAATTGATAAGCTTTTGTTAATTAGTGAAAATATTTAACCCAAGTTGCTAGTTCGCCAACGGTATCGGTATCTCGGCGGCCACCCTGATACAGCGAGCGCAAAACAGTCTGTTGGGTTGCCAATGCTTGCAGAACTTGAAATTTTACATGACCGCGTTTTGTCTGAACTGAAGTTGGGTAAGCAAACACTTGGGTATAAAACTACTCAGAAAGCTCTCAATACTTTCATTACTAAACTAAACTGAACCGATTAGTTTAGCTCCTTGGGGGGATTCGCCCACGATATCAGAACCACGTAATTTTAGGCTAGATATTCTGAAAAATCTTTGTATAGCTTTCACCCTTTTTAATAGTTCCGCCTGATTTGAATTTGTACATACATACTTATATAGACTCAATATTGCAAGTATAAATTTAGCTCTAGCCAGATTTTATCGCTGTTTTTTTTACAACAAATATTAACCAGATTGCTAAATAATGCACTTAGGTGATAACTTTGACAAAGTATTCAAGTTATCACTAACACGAGCATCATCAAGAATTTTTTCATCACTAAAGCGTATTACTACAGTATCTTTATGATTAACAAGTTGTATTAAAGTTTCCATCGCAGCTAAAATTTGCTCTTCTCCTGCCTCATCAGCCGTTAAAAAAATAATATTCTCAGGCTGGAAAAAATATCTCTCTTTCAAAGTCTCAAATAATTTGTAGATTTGTTGAGAATTTTCAGAATTCTTGTTTTTATCATTGAGTGCTAAAAAAGCCCTCTTGACACCTCCGGGGGAAGATGGAAGACTTTTTCGACCATTCGTGGAATTATCCAACACACCTGACACTGAGCTTAAAACCTCCAAAATGTGATTTGTAGAGCAAATTTGATATACAAAATACACTTAAATAACTAAATTACTTTAAATACAAACTAGACTATATAGTCCAAAAGATGAATATTTCTTTAAAGATACTTCCATCAAAAGGCATAGATAAATCATGGCTGGTATTTGTGACTTTCTATACTAGAATTATACATACCTTAATTTTTAACCCACTTTTTGCACAGTGTTTCAAAATTCTTGGGTTATTGAAAATAAAAGTGCAACAAGGTATCCAGCTTTACCCTTAAATTATCATTTAATAATTGCAGCCCCAGCAAATACCAAAGCTTTGATTATTGTGCAGTCTGGTTTTACCTCTTTGCTACTATAACTCTCATAGATTTTGAGGTTAATTTAAACATATTAGCAGCACTGGGCCTTTTTGGGGTACAGCCGGTATCCCGGCTGTAGGCATCACCGTGGTCGGGTAGCAGGACTATATCGCTATAATCTCGCCCCCTCAGAACCGGACTTGCGCCTTGCAACGCATCCGGCTCAAGCAAGTCATAAACTACAGATGGTTCCAGAATGTATTTGCTGATGGCAGTACAAATGTACGAGTTGTAGGTGGCTGTAATTATCACCACCACCCTGAGATTTTGGCTTTTTATGATGAAGATGTAACTCTTCATCATTTAATAGCGATTCCCCGCAGACAGGACAGACATATTGTTGCTTTTGGGCTATCTTCTGTCTACTTTTGATTAATTCGGATTTAGTTTTAGTTGACTGCCGTTTAATCCAGTAGTCCCTTAATTTGGGGTCATCGGGTGATGATTTACCCTTAACAAGAATGTGCCTTTCAATTTTTGGCACGGTGATGCCCTGTACCCCTATCCGTGGCGATCACAGTATTGAAAACGGCTCATCAATTCCTTAGCGTAACTTTCGGAATCACTGCTCATTTGACCCCGTAACTGTGTACTAAAATTCAGCCTTCTGTATTTGTTTAAAACTGGAGGGAGTAAATAAGTTAAAAGCTATACAGAACAGTAGTTTTCAGCCTCTATTTCCGAATTTGCAGCCATCTCGGCTCCATGCCCATATCACCTTGTGGGCGAATAACTTCAGACACTGAAGGAACTTTAAAATTACCGCCTATTACCGTCTATTGCCGCATATTACCGCTTAATTGTATACTTCTTACATGAATATCGGTATCTGTGAGAAGGAGTCAACTGATCATGAATCAAACTACTGTAAATAAAAATTTGGCTCAAAATGCCTGTAAACACAAGGCTGGCGATAAATGGAAAGACGGTTGTTGTGGACAAGATTTATTAGCACAAAAGAGTTGTGGAAATCTTGAGGAGCAAGAAAAAAAAGTATAAACACCAGTAAACCGATTGCACTAACTTAAGCATAAGTGACTAAGCTTTTTAGTCAATGAGCCGAGATCCTAGTAATTTCCTGCAAGATGATCTCAAAACCCTTGTCAT
The window above is part of the Nostoc sp. TCL26-01 genome. Proteins encoded here:
- a CDS encoding HNH endonuclease, which encodes MPKIERHILVKGKSSPDDPKLRDYWIKRQSTKTKSELIKSRQKIAQKQQYVCPVCGESLLNDEELHLHHKKPKSQGGGDNYSHLQLVHLYCHQQIHSGTICSL
- a CDS encoding NACHT domain-containing NTPase — protein: MSALKVDNEIFELLKKSYDVKFNGSPSDLIKQLNHQFNNDTKGKTNLISDKTIRNFFKASIPPIIQLKNLNYLCIVLLDVESYQEALEKYASKNNPDLEEILQLYWAYLNEICGKMQILDMTQPVDFNNIFTKVKVSKNIRKQRRFEEILEILNNIESNNDYLTQNLDEQECINGLDAVKIYSKLMVLGLPGSGKTTLSKHIAMHFRKDESGRTLVPIYLEFKKIIQYESSSNSSMLINAIIQEFTQYINGYEKIVQGFLEQGKCIILLDGLDEVRKKDINLVRQGIDSLVKQYPKNRFVITCRIAANDYVFSDFRIVEIADFGKEQINRFVNNWFLNHKKPEQAEVFLNKLSTNPYLEDLSKKPLLLTVLCMVFEKGFNLNKERLTLYDNAVDILLERWDSSRMIERDPILSDEKITNEHNIEQSIRRDEIYREKFTTRRKKNLLANIAYNAYAQDPPQRFWEKWELEQEIRTYIQNFSGIDMENLNIDSQHILRAIESNYGLIVEQARNKYAFSHLIFQEYFLAQYILENRTDELLREIVGKHLLNQQWREVFLIIAGRLSNIDFLLKLMLERAKILVKSDALQEMLIWLNRITTSSGVQSSSWRAFFLSVNLTIDIYLDHNNKIESHFAQQLAANLRSLNKERRKIIPRTPQCQIILYLAIIITLAFDFASNSESNLGKANEYLSYNLDLSENIDIAEKLKICIKIAEELQMTNLKNKLINLEQSLPVTIGVNSVSTWIEWANNLREILTQDLDIGYGKKLSEEDCMNLENYFYVNNLVVECLRGDTYSSKDLREKEIDKLLLISENI